A part of Rhinoderma darwinii isolate aRhiDar2 chromosome 1, aRhiDar2.hap1, whole genome shotgun sequence genomic DNA contains:
- the COX7C gene encoding cytochrome c oxidase subunit 7C, mitochondrial yields the protein MFGQAVRRFTTSVVRRGAHYEEGPGKNLPFSIENKWKLLALMTAFFGSGFTFPFIIVRHQLLKK from the exons ATGTTCGGTCAGGCCGTGCGCAGGTTCACCACCTCTGTCGTCCGCCGCGGCGCCCATTATGAGGAAGGACCAGGAAAG aaTCTTCCTTTCTCCATTGAGAACAAGTGGAAACTTCTAGCACTGATGACTGCTTTCTTTGGCAGTGGATTCACTTTTCCCTTTATCATTGTCAGACATCAGCTATTGAAAAAGTAA